Genomic window (Paenibacillus sp. PK3_47):
AATTCACTGCATGGATGGGAAGATGGCGGAAACGCTGACCTTGATACTGGAGGTACGCTGCATGAACAGATTTATTGCTGAAGAGAAGAAGAACAACAAAGCTTCGGCTACCGGGGCAAAAAGAAGAAAATTCATCTGGATTTCTGTAGTTGCCGTCTTTTTCAGCTGGGCCGGGTATACCTACTTTGCCCAGAGTGCAGCGATTGCAGAGAAAAGCGGACAGCTCGTGAAGAAGCAGGAAAGCAGTGAGAGCGTTACCGCTTCCCTCAACCAGCTGAAATATGAAGTATCACGTCTGAACGATGATGAGTACATCGGGCAGTTAGCCCGTAAATGGTACAATATGTATCCTCAGAACGAACTGCCGATCCGTACAGAGCAATCAGGACAATAAAGCAGGCCAAAAGGGGCTTCTGCTGTGTTGCCTTGCTTTGTTCTTTACTGTATAATCAAATCACCGCAGACTGGATGGACTTTATATTCGTCTGTATATTTTTAAGGGAGGATCATTTTATTCTATGGCAATTGAAGTGGGCACCAAGTTAGAGGGCAAGGTGACAGGCATCACGCATTTCGGAGCATTTGTGGATCTGTCAGGAGGTGTCACAGGTCTCGTTCACATTTCGGAAATCGCCGATAACTACGTCAAGGATGTTAACGATCATTTGAAGATTGGTGATGTAGTTACCGTCAAGGTGATCAATGTTGACAAGGACGGTAAGATCGGACTTTCCATCAAGCAGGCCGTTGATAAGCCGGCATCTGAAGTACGTCCCCCCAGAGCTCCAAGACCTGAACGTCCAAGCGGCGGAGACCGTTTCGGCGGCGGTGGCGGCAGTGGTGGAGGCGGCGGTGGTTACAATCGTGAACGGGGTGGGCGTCCATTCAAGCCTGCAGCCGGTAAACCTTCATTCGAGGATAAAATGTCACGCTTCCTGAAAGATAGCGAAGAACGGATGTCTTCGATCAAGAAGAACACAGAAGGAAAGCGCGGAGGCCGTGGAGCCAAACGCGTATAATTATTGCTAGCTCATCATAAATAACCGCAGGGCATCCGCCCTTGCGGTTTTTTTGTCGGTACAGAACAAATTGCCGACAGCATCCCTTGGATTCTCACAAACAACAAGGGCAATCGCTGACGAATACCGGATGTGAAAATGCGCCAGTGTGACGGAACTGTGATCTATTTATCTATCAACCTGCTGTGCCGCAAGGGTTACAGGAGTTTTCCCGGAGATTGTCGGGACAGGCTTTTTTGTCGGAAATTTTTTACAGATTGCCCTGTGATTCTGACAAACTTTCTTAAGACCCCCGCTATATAATGAGGACCATAAATTCTCAAACGGGTGGTGCAGAGGAATGAATAAAGGCAATGTGGTAAGTTTACCGGATTGGGTTAAAGCAGGAAATAAGGACAAGGTACGGAAAGAAGCGTGGAGTACACGGGTCAGAAACTGGAGTGTACAGCAGCCGTTCATACAGTTCATTACAGTGAAAAAGTGGATGCTCCTGCTGAGCCTTATGGGCTTTTTACTGGGCCGTGCCATGATTTTGGACGAGCTGACCCCCTTCGCTGCGGCTTACTTTGCCGTTATTATGTTCATGCGCAAAGATTCTGTACTTCCTGTAGCCGCAGCTGTTATTTGCGGAAGCCTGTTCACCCCGTTCCCCGGTGCTGTAGTCATTGCCTCACAGCTGGTTATTTTTTTCCTCTTATACAAAGGGCTGGAGAGCTTCCAGCGTGTAGAACTCTCCTACGCACCGCTGATGGTGTTCGTCTCTTCTTTTATGGTCGGACTGTTCCAGATTGTAATCGGTCCTTCCTTTGCCTGGTATCCGCTGATGATGTCTACACTGGATGCTCTCCTCGGTTTTGTGCTTACACTTGTATTCCTGCAGGCACTCCCCCTGTTTACCTTCAAGCAAAGAAGCCGGGCGCTGCGGAGTGAAGAGGTGCTCTGCCTGATTATTCTGCTCGCCTCCGTGATGACCGGTCTTGTAGGCTGGACAGTTAACGGACTATCTCTGGAGCATATCCTGTCCCGTTTTCTTATCCTGATCTTTGCCTTGGTCGGTGGTGCTCCGCTTGGTGCGGCCGTGGGGGTTGTTACCGGACTGATTCTCAGTCTGGCCGATATCGGCGCGTTCTATCAAATGAGCCTGCTGGCCTTTTCCGGTATGCTTGCAGGAATGATGCAGTCCGGACGAAAAGGTACAGTCTCCATTGGAATGCTGCTGGGATCATCCATACTGTCTGTCTATTTCATGGGCCCGGGCGATGTGATGTCCTCCACCTGGGAGACCTGTGCGGCGGTAATATTATTTTTGCTTACACCAAAAACAATGATTTCGGCTATTGCCAAATACGTCCCGGGAACCGCCGACCACAGCCGTTCCCAGCATGAATATGCACGAAGAGTAAGAGATATTACAGCTGAAAGGGTAACGCAGTTTTCACAGGTGTTCCAGCAGCTGTCCAGCAGCTTTGGCCAGATTCCCCGTGCTGCTGAAGCAGGCAAAAGCGACCGGGAAATGGAAGACTTCATGAGCACTGTTACAGAAGGCGCCTGCTCTGGTTGCATCCGGCGGTCGCATTGCTGGGATGCCAAGTTCTATCAAACCTACAGATATATGACGGATATGATGACCACCGTAGAAGAATGCCCGGATATCACCGCAGCCCAGCTTCCTCCGGAATGGAGCCGGATCTGCGGAAGAACGGGTGAAGTGCTGGAGGTAATGAAAGGCCAATATGAACTATACCAGCATGATATGCGCTGGAAGAAACAAATATACGACAGCCGCCAGTTTGTAGCCGAGCAGCTGTCAGGTGTATCACAGGTAATGGAGGACCTGGCGAAGGAGATCAAACGTGAGGGACAGGCCATGTACCGGCAGGAGGGCCAGATCCGTGAGGCGCTGGAGCAGCTGGGGCTGTCCATTCACAGTATTGAAATATTGAGCCTTGATCCCGGACGGGTGGAAATTGAGGTGGTGCATGCCTACACCCGCGGATTTGACGAATGCCGCAAAATGATTGCCCCGCTGCTCTCCGATATTCTGGAGGAAAACATTTCAGTGGTAAGCGAAACGGCTGTGCATCCGCGTGAGGGCCTGTCGATGGTGACCTTCGGATCAGCCAAGGCTTATGAGGTAAGCACAGGGGTGGCGGGAGCAGCCAAAGGCGGTGACATGTATTCCGGAGACAGCTTCAGTACAGTGGAGCTTGGAAACGGCACCTTTGCTGTCTCGATCAGCGATGGGATGGGCAACGGGGAGCGGGCGCGTCTGGAGAGCAGCGCTGCGCTGTCCATGCTGGAGAAGCTGCTCCAGTCCGGCATGGATGAGAAGCTTGCGGTGAAGTCCGTCAACTCCATTCTGCTGCTGCGTTCGCCTGATGAGTTTTATGCGACGGTTGATATGGCACTGATCGACCAGTATTCAGCCCAGACTACATTTATGAAAATTGCCTCTGCGCCAAGCTTTATCCGCCGCGGCAGCGAGGTGATCCCGATTACGTCCAGTAACCTGCCAATCGGTATCATCAAGGATATTGATGTCGATCTCATCAGCATGCAGCTGCGTCCGGGCGATATTCTGTTTATGATGACTGACGGTATTTACGATGCCCCCGGATATGCCGTTAATAAAGAAATATGGATGAAACGGCTGATCCAGGAGCTGGAGGGCGATGATCCGCAGGATATGGCTGACAGCCTGCTGGAAAAAGTCATCCGTTACCAGGGCAATGACATCCATGATGACATGACCATTGTCGTCAGCCGGGTGGATCACTATCATCCGCAGTGGTCCAGCCTGCATATGCCCGGGATCGGACGGATGGACCGCCCGCGCACAGTAAGCTAATCTGCCATTAAAGGGGGGTTTGATGCTGCACCGGAACCAATCTAGTCTTGTCGAAGAGGAATTTCTCCATCTAATTCTCTGATAAATAGCCGTATTAAGATGCTAGTGGGAAAAACTCCACTTATTTATACGGGATAAGTCTCTAAAAACATGTATCAGCCGAAGTAGCCGGAGGATTTCCAACTAAGCTTCATAAAACGGGAAAAATGATAGGATTAGCTGGAGGTATTCCAACTAAGTATTGTCTCCATCTATTTTGAACTGTGTTAGATCTATCAGGACAATTTATTATTAGAGATTCATTAGGATATGCGAGTCGAATCGTGAGACCTGCTATCCCTGCCCCTCCCCGTTTCAAAAGCCGCTGGCTCAGCGGATTAAAGGAACTGAATGATTTTGGATGAGAATATACGGATCGGAGAGGAATTTTGGAGCTGTAGAAGCGTTAGCGTTCGCCTTTGTCCCCGGATTTTTACCTTATAGCATAATTATTAAATCTGGGGACAACAGCGATCGGAAGCCCAAAAGTTCCTTGGAGTGACGCATTTCGCAGACTTTAATCTTTTAATTCTGTGTTTTCCGTTAAGCGGCGTTTGAAATCTCTCTACCTTGGATATGCTAGAAACAGATACAAGGCAAAGGGGAGTGTATGGCCGTGAAGCAAATCCTGCTCATTACTGACGGTTGTTCGAACGTGGGAGAAAGTCCGGTGATGGCTGCGGCACATGCCCGGCAAGAGGGGATCACCGTCAACGTAGTCGGAGTCGTTGATTATGGAACCATCGGGGAGCTGGGCAGCCGCGAGATTGCCGATATTGCCAAAGCCGGAGGCGGGCTCAGCCGGATCGTCGGTACGCCGCAGCTTGCCCAGACGATTCAAATGCTGACCCGCAAAACCGTGGTTCAGACCATTCAGCAGGCGGTTAATAAGGAGGTAAAAAAAATACTGGGTGAAGGCTCACTGGAGGAGCTTCCGCCGCTGCAGCGCTCACAGGTTGTAACAGTAGTGGATGAGCTGACAGAGACCACGCCGCTGCGGATTGCACTGCTGATTGATGCCAGTGCCAGTATGAAGCCGAAGCTTGGTGCAGTGGAAGATGCCATCCGCGATCTGGCGCTCAGCCTTGAGGCGCGCGAAGGGCAGAGCGAGATAGCCGTGTTCCATTTTCCCGGACGGCCGGGGAGTGAGGATGCCGAGCTTGATTTGGACTGGACGCATAACGTATCTGAAGTCCGCTCGCTGTTTACCAGACTGAAGATGAAGGGGGCTACCCCGACGGGCCCTGCTATTTTCAAGGTGCTCGAACATTTCCATTGTGATAAACTGGATGAATATCATGACAATCGCCATGGCGAGGATCGTAATGAAAGAGAAGGGATGATTGGTGGGTATGTTGTCTAATCCGCCCTATCCTGCAGGCACTGTGATTACCGGCAAATGGCGGGGAAACCGTTATGTCGTGGAACGGATGCTGGGAAAAGGGGCGAACGGAACTGTATATCTCGTGCAGAGAGAGGGCAGGCAGGGGCGGTATGCGCTGAAAATCGGTAACGATACGCTTGAGCTGCAATCCGAAATCAATGTGCTCACCTCTCTGCAGTCCTGCAGGAAGCGCAGCGAGCATCGTGCCCGCCGCGAATCGCCCATGTCCTCTTATTTGTTAGAGTCTGATGACTTCAAGAACGGAGATAATGTTCCCTTCTATGTAATGCGTTATGTGGAGGGCAGGCAGCTGCATCACTTTTTGGCCAAAAACGGGGCCTCCTGGCTGGGCCTGGTCGGACTCAAGCTGCTTGAGAAGCTTCAGAAAATTCACGAATGCGGTTTTGTGTTTGGCGACCTCAAGCCGGAGAATGTGATGGTCTCCAATTACGGTGAAGCTGAGCTCATTGATTATGGGGGAGCCAGTCCCATGGGGCGCAGCGTAAAGCAGTTTACCGAATGGCATGACCGCGGATTCTGGAATGCGGGAAGCCGTACGGGCGATGAGGGGTACGATCTTTTTGCTTTTGCTGTACTATGCCTCCGTCTGCTGAATGAAGAAGGGCTTAAGGCCGCTGCCCAGCAGCTGCCGCAGACAAGAAGTGCCGAGGAGCTTATGCGGCTGGCGAGAAGCCTGCCGGATAAGAAGCTGTCCTCATGGCTGTGTCTTGCTCTAAAAGGCGGGTTTGCCGGATCGGCAGAGGCCTTGCAAATCTGGAGGGAACATATTTACCGGATGCGCAAGCAGCCTAAAGACAGCATTGCTACGCCCCGCTGGCTGAAGAACACATTCGCCTTATCCTTGTTTGTACTGATCTTTACAATTTATTGGTTGTTCCGTTTTTGACATTATACATATACCTCGATGCCGGATGTGCCGGACTGAAATTACGGGATGGATCGAGTAAGAAGGGAAGCTGCGTATGGAGCAGATGAATGAAATCGTGGAATCCGTATTGGAGTCTGCAGCCGAGCATAAGCTGTTTGGCCCCTATGACACCATTGTAGTCGCAGTTTCCGGAGGACCGGACTCTGTGGCTCTTTTGCGTATTCTGCACGAGATATCCCTGACCCGGACACCTCTTAACCTGATATGTGCACATGTGAATCATGGATTCAGGGCAGAATCCCGGGAGGAAGCGGAATTCGTCCGGTCGCTTGCCGGAGAGCTGGGCATACCTTTTGAGCTGGCTGAATATGATATTCCCGCTCTGGCCAAAAACAGCGGGCTTGGTCCCGAAGGAACCGCCCGGGAGAAAAGGTACCAGTTTCTGATAGAAACCGCGAAACGCTACGGCGCCCGTTCTGTTGCGCTCGCTCATCATGCAGATGACCAGGCGGAGACTGTACTTATGCGGCTGCTGCGCGGCAGCGGCCCCTCCGGCCTTGCCGGCATGCGCTGGAAAAGAACTGAAAAAAATGTGGAACTGATCCGCCCCTTTCTGCGTATTAACAAAACAGCTCTTGTCACGCTATGCCAAACCGGGGGATTTTTCTATGTTGAGGATGCCACTAATCTGCAGACAATATATAAGCGCAATGCAGTCAGGCTGGAGGTTCTCCCCATGCTGGAACAGCACAACCCCAAGGTGAAGCAGTCACTTCTGCAGTTAGCGGAAATTGCAGGGGCTGAAGATGATTTTATGGAGGCGAGCGCAGCCAAATGCTTCGATGAACTTGTTTCGGTCGGGCAGAGTAAATACACCTTTAACAGAGCTGCATTTGCAGCCGTACCCTCCGCTTTACAACGGCGTTTGATTAAACTAATATTAAATTATCTGTCGGCGGATTCCTCATCCTTGGATTTTTCCAAGATTGAAGCGGTGCGCCGGGGGACGCTGCAGAATGATCCCACCGTATGGAGTCTTGATTTAGGCGGGGGTCTGGTCTGTGTGCGTCAATATGATACGGTTTTGTTCTCGTCCAAGCCTCAGCAGCGGAAGTTAAGCTATACATATCGGATGTCTTTGCCTAATTCCCGGCTTAAACTTAAGGAAATAGGAAAAGTAATGACGATGACGGTGCTGGAGAAAGAAAGTTTTGTGGTACAGGGGGAAGACATTGGGAAGATGTCAGCCTGGTTCGACGGCGATGAGCTTATCCTTCCGCTGACCATTCGTTCCCGATTGCCTGGAGATACCATAAGGGTTATGGGATTAAACGGAAGCAAAAAGGTAAAAGATATTTACATTGACGATAAAATACCTTCTTCCGAACGCTCAGCCATTCCCCTTGTTTGTGACGGCCTGGGCAATATCGTCTGGATTCCGGGCGTTAGACGCTCGATGCATGCTGCAGTAGGGCGGCACACGGCCTCGGTTCTTCTCTTATCTCTGGAGGAAATGGAGAACGGTGAAGAAGCGTAATGGTCGAAGTAAGTCTTTCATAGTATAACTTAGGAGGTTCGCAAGTTGCAGAATGATATTCAGGAAATCTTGATCAGCGAAGAGGAAATTCAACAAAGAATCAGGGAGCTTGGCGCCCAGCTGAGCGCAGAATATGCAGGACGCACGCCATTAGTCATTTGTGTACTAAAAGGCGCGTTTATCTTTATGGCAGATTTGGTTAAAGTGATTACAGTACCTGTTGAAATGGACTTCATGGCGGTATCCAGCTATGGCGGTACAACAAAATCATCCGGTGTAGTCAAAATCATCAAGGATCTGGATACATCGGTTGAAGGCCGAGATGTTCTGATTGTCGAGGATATTATCGACAGCGGTCTTACACTCAGCTATTTAATGGATATGCTGCAGGGCCGCAATGCTGCTTCTGTCAAAGTAGTCACTCTGTTCGACAAGCCGTCAGGCCGCGCAGTGAATCTTGAAGCCGAATATACCGGCTTTGTGATTCCGGATGCATTTCTGGTGGGCTATGGACTGGACTATGCCGAGCTGTATCGGAACCTCCCTTATGTCGGTGTGCTGAAGCCTGAAATTTATTCCAAATGAACTACTCGACAGCCTTAGATCTACGGATCAGAATCCCGGCCTCTGACAATTTGAGGACTCCGGGCAGGCTATGGTACAATAACTTGAGCGTTGTGAGAGGAGGTAGGGGATGAATCGGTTCATCCGGAATTCTGGTTTTTATTTGATTTTATTTTTAGTTGTGGTGGGCATTGTCCAGTTTGTCAGCAATGGAAATGAATCCGCCGATTTCCCTAGATACGATGAGTTAAGGCAAGAAATGAAGGACAACAATGTGAAGAGCCTGACGATTCAGTTTGAAGGTAACGCGTTTCTGGTTACAGGCGAATATAAAGAACAGCCGACTGATGCAAAGTCCAAAAACTTCTCCACATATGTTCCTCCTACAGATAATGCCGTCAATGAACTCATAGGCTTCAGTGAAGCCAACGGTGTGGAACTGACCCAGAAGAAAATGGAAGGCGACAGCATCTGGCTGACATTCCTTTCTTCCATTATTCCGCTGGTTATTATGTTCATCCTGTTCTTCTTCCTGTTTAACCAGGCGCAAGGCGGCGGCGGCAAAGTCATGAACTTCGGCAAGAGCAAGGCCCGGTTATATAATGAAGAGAAGAAGAAGATCAGCTTTGAGGATGTTGCCGGAGCTGATGAAGAGAAGCAAGAGCTGGTCGAAGTCGTGGAATTCCTGAAGGATCCGCGTAAATTCGCTGCAGTAGGCGCCCGTATTCCTAAAGGCGTACTGCTTGTAGGCCCTCCAGGTACCGGTAAAACGTTGCTGGCCCGCGCGGTAGCAGGTGAGGCCGGTGTTCCGTTCTTCAGTATCTCCGGTTCCGACTTCGTGGAAATGTTCGTCGGTGTCGGTGCTTCCCGGGTACGTGACCTGTTCGAGAACGCCAAGAAGAATGCACCATGTATCATCTTTATAGATGAGATTGATGCAGTAGGCCGTCAGCGCGGCGCCGGACTCGGCGGCGGGCATGACGAACGCGAACAGACACTCAACCAATTGCTCGTCGAGATGGACGGCTTTGGCGGTAATGAAGGCATTATTATTGTCGCGGCCACCAACCGCGCAGACATACTTGATCCGGCACTCCTCCGTCCTGGACGTTTCGACCGTCAGATTACGGTTGACCGCCCTGATGTGAAAGGCCGTGAAGCTGTACTGAAGGTTCACTCCCGCAACAAACCGCTGACCAAAGACGTTAAGCTTGACGTGATTGCCAAGCGGACTACCGGATTTACCGGTGCGGATCTGGAGAACCTGCTTAACGAAGCAGCCCTGCTCGCTGCCCGCCGTAACCGCAAGGATATCGGCATGCGCGAAGTAGATGAGGCGATCGACCGTGTAATCGTAGGTACCGAGAAGCGCAGCCGCATTATCAGTGACCGCGAGAAACGTATTGTAGCTTATCATGAAGCTGGACACACGATTGCAGGATACTTCCTGGAGCATGCGGACATGGTTCACAAGGTTACCATTATCCCGCGCGGACGTGCTGGCGGATATGTTATTATGCTTCCGAAGGAAGACCGGATGCTGGTTACTAAGCAGGAACTGCTTGATAAAGTAACAGGACTCCTCGGCGGACGTGTTGCCGAAGAAATGTTCATCGGCGAGGTTGGTACTGGAGCATACAGCGACTTCCAGCAGGCAACCGGCATCGTGCGCAGCATGATTATGGAATACGGTATGAGTGACAAGCTGGGACCAATGCAGTTCGGCACTTCCCAAGGCCAGGTCTTCCTCGGCCGTGATATCGGGCATGAGCAGAACTATAGTGATTCCATTGCTTACGAAATCGATCAGGAAATGCAACGCTTTATCCGTGAGTGCTACGAACGCTGCCGTGAGCTGCTGACGAAGTACTCCAAGGAAATGCACCTGATTGCGAATACACTCCTCGAGAAGGAAACGCTGGAACTTGATCAGATCAAAGAGCTGATCGAACAGGGTTACCTGACTGAGGACGGCAAACGTGAGGATGCTCCCGCAGTGACTCACGAATCCGGAGAACCGGTAATCGATTCTATCGGCGATGTTCGTGTCCGCATTCAGGGCAAGGATGATGTACCTCCTGCTGCTCCGGATCTGACCAAGGATATCCCGAACAATCCAAATCCGGATGATAACAACAATAATTCAGGAAATGGCAACCAAGGCGGAGGCGGCAACCTCGTCTAAATGGTCCGGTCTGAATAAATAAGAAGTTAGCTCAACCGGAGAACCCCAGGTTCTCCGGTTTTTTTTATTAGAGGCATCTTACATTACATTGTCCTTCCCCAGTTACATTGACAGGGGGTGGAACGTTGTGTACATTAGTGATTAAATATTAAATTATAGTTAAGTTTGGCAACGGCAGACGAGCAGCTGTGCAGAACAGTTATATTCAGGCATCTGGGGATGAAGTGCAGGCTTACAGGCTGTGAAGAAATAAGGGGGAGAACTAACCGTGGAAGCTCTGGCGCTAGAGCGCAAGCAGGAACAGAACCGAGAACTTCGTGTGCGCCTCGAACAGCTTAAGAAGGAGCGCAATGCAATCATTTTGGCTCATTATTATCAGCGTGATGAAATTCAGGAAGTAGCGGATTTCCGGGGGGACTCTTTTTTACTCGCTCAAAAGGCGGCAGAGACCGATGCGGAAGTAATCGTATTCTGTGGTGTTCATTTTATGGGGGAAAGCGCTAAAATTCTGGCGCCGAACAAAACCGTGCTTATTCCTGATGAGCGTGCGGGCTGTCCGATGGCTGATATGGTCAACGTAGACGGTCTGCGCAAGCTGAAGGCACAGCACCCGAATGCCAAAGTTGTAACCTATATCAACTCTTCAGCTGAAATCAAGGCAGAGACAGATATCTGCTGCACATCTGCCAATGCCGTTAAGGTAATAGAGTCGCTGGATGCCGAAGAAATCATTTGGGTACCGGATAAGAACCTGGGGCAATATGTTCAGGACCAGACAGGCAAAAAGCTGATTATCTGGGAAGGCTACTGCAACACGCATGATATGCTTACCGTCAAGGATGTAATAGAAATGAGATCGAAATATCCGGAAGCTGAATTTGTCGTTCATCCCGAATGCCGCCCGGAAGTGGTCGCTATGGGTGATTATGTGGGCAGCACCACCTCCATTATTGAGTATTGCCGGAAATCGGACCGCCGGCAGTTCATTGTCGGAACTGAGGACGGCACAGGGTATCAGCTTCGTAAGGACAGCCCTGATAAGGAGTTTCATTTTGCAACCAAATTTCTTGTCTGCCCTAATATGAAGGTTAATAATCTAAAAAAGCTGGTAAAATGCCTGGAGACGATGAAGCCGCAGATTTATGTACCGCCTGCTGTCGCCGACAAGGCCAGAACTTCCCTAGAGCGCATGCTACAAGTCCGGTAGCATGCGCTACTCTTTCGTTGAAACAGGTGAAAAGCGGTCATGATTCCTCAATATTTAGTTGATTTTGATCTACGCGAGCTTCCTGCAATAAAGACGGAGTGCCTTGTGATCGGCTCAGGTATCGCCGGAATGTTCACGGCCATCAAAGCCGGTGAAGACAGACATGTCGTCATGATTACTAAGAAATCGCTGCTGGAGAGCAACACAAGATATGCTCAGGGAGGTATTGCTGCTGTCATAGCCGAGGATGATTCCCCGGCTTACCACCGTCAGGATACGTTAATGGCCGGAGCAGGGCTGTGTTCATCAGCAGCCGTTGATGTACTGGTGAATGAGGGACCGGCTGGGGTGCGTGAACTAATCCGGTTGGGGACTATATTTGATGAGGAAGACGGAAATCTGGCCCTGACCCAGGAAGGCGCCCACAGCCACCGCCGCATTCTTCATGCGAATGGTGACGCAACAGGATATGAAATTGTACGCGCCCTGGGAGAACAGGCCCGCGAGCATGAGAACATCGAAATATGGGATGATCATTTCGTAATTGATCTGATTACCGAAGAAGGGGAATGTGTAGGCGCACTGGTCCAGCGGCCGGACGGCAGCAGGCTGTTCCTGCAGGCGGATGCAACTATACTGTGCTCTGGCGGAGCCGGTCAGTTGTACCGCTATACGACCAATCCTGAGGTTGCCACAGGGGATGGCGTGGCTATTGCCTACCGGGCCGGAGCGCATATCCGTGACATGGAGTTTATCCAGTTTCACCCTACAGCACTCAGTTACCCCGGAGCTCCAAGATTTCTGATCTCGGAGGCCGTGCGCGGAGAAGGGGCAGTTCTGCGGAATATTAACGGCGAGCGCTTTATGGAACGTTATCATGTTCTGATGGAGCTTGCGCCCCGTGATATCGTGGCCCGTGCCATTGTCAGTGAAATGGAGCTGACCAAATCTACATTTGTATATCTTGATATTACACATGAATCGGCGGATAAGGTCAAACACCGCTTTCCGACGATCTACGAGACATGCATGAGTTATGGACTGGATATTACAAGTGACTGGATTCCTGTGGCCCCAGCTGCGCATTATATGATGGGGGGAATCAAAACGGATCTGAACGGGGAGAGCAGTATCTCCCGCCTGTTCGCCTGCGGTGAGGTCTCTTCCACCGGTCTGCATGGCGCAAACCGTCTGGCAAGCAACTCATTGTCCGAAGCCA
Coding sequences:
- the ftsH gene encoding ATP-dependent zinc metalloprotease FtsH; amino-acid sequence: MNRFIRNSGFYLILFLVVVGIVQFVSNGNESADFPRYDELRQEMKDNNVKSLTIQFEGNAFLVTGEYKEQPTDAKSKNFSTYVPPTDNAVNELIGFSEANGVELTQKKMEGDSIWLTFLSSIIPLVIMFILFFFLFNQAQGGGGKVMNFGKSKARLYNEEKKKISFEDVAGADEEKQELVEVVEFLKDPRKFAAVGARIPKGVLLVGPPGTGKTLLARAVAGEAGVPFFSISGSDFVEMFVGVGASRVRDLFENAKKNAPCIIFIDEIDAVGRQRGAGLGGGHDEREQTLNQLLVEMDGFGGNEGIIIVAATNRADILDPALLRPGRFDRQITVDRPDVKGREAVLKVHSRNKPLTKDVKLDVIAKRTTGFTGADLENLLNEAALLAARRNRKDIGMREVDEAIDRVIVGTEKRSRIISDREKRIVAYHEAGHTIAGYFLEHADMVHKVTIIPRGRAGGYVIMLPKEDRMLVTKQELLDKVTGLLGGRVAEEMFIGEVGTGAYSDFQQATGIVRSMIMEYGMSDKLGPMQFGTSQGQVFLGRDIGHEQNYSDSIAYEIDQEMQRFIRECYERCRELLTKYSKEMHLIANTLLEKETLELDQIKELIEQGYLTEDGKREDAPAVTHESGEPVIDSIGDVRVRIQGKDDVPPAAPDLTKDIPNNPNPDDNNNNSGNGNQGGGGNLV
- the nadA gene encoding quinolinate synthase NadA produces the protein MEALALERKQEQNRELRVRLEQLKKERNAIILAHYYQRDEIQEVADFRGDSFLLAQKAAETDAEVIVFCGVHFMGESAKILAPNKTVLIPDERAGCPMADMVNVDGLRKLKAQHPNAKVVTYINSSAEIKAETDICCTSANAVKVIESLDAEEIIWVPDKNLGQYVQDQTGKKLIIWEGYCNTHDMLTVKDVIEMRSKYPEAEFVVHPECRPEVVAMGDYVGSTTSIIEYCRKSDRRQFIVGTEDGTGYQLRKDSPDKEFHFATKFLVCPNMKVNNLKKLVKCLETMKPQIYVPPAVADKARTSLERMLQVR
- the nadB gene encoding L-aspartate oxidase, whose product is MIPQYLVDFDLRELPAIKTECLVIGSGIAGMFTAIKAGEDRHVVMITKKSLLESNTRYAQGGIAAVIAEDDSPAYHRQDTLMAGAGLCSSAAVDVLVNEGPAGVRELIRLGTIFDEEDGNLALTQEGAHSHRRILHANGDATGYEIVRALGEQAREHENIEIWDDHFVIDLITEEGECVGALVQRPDGSRLFLQADATILCSGGAGQLYRYTTNPEVATGDGVAIAYRAGAHIRDMEFIQFHPTALSYPGAPRFLISEAVRGEGAVLRNINGERFMERYHVLMELAPRDIVARAIVSEMELTKSTFVYLDITHESADKVKHRFPTIYETCMSYGLDITSDWIPVAPAAHYMMGGIKTDLNGESSISRLFACGEVSSTGLHGANRLASNSLSEAIVFGGRIIERIRRLAPLSREVSLPAVSHGRTGYPTQAIVERRLKLQKIMVRYAGLRRNKEMLNKGLEELKRQLPVFASALTRREEYEFANMLTCCLLITGSALAREESRGAHYREDFPQRNDEVWQKHLLQIRDLGIVEELSDDV